In the Clostridium sporogenes genome, one interval contains:
- the alaS gene encoding alanine--tRNA ligase: MGKMGLNQIREEYLKFFESKAHLRLPSFSLVPKNDKSLLLINAGMAPLKPYFTGLQVPPSKRVTTCQKCVRTGDIENVGKTSRHGTFFEMMGNFSFGDYFKEEIIPWAWEFITEVLKLPKDKLYVTIYEDDDEAFDIWVNKTDVDPKRIFRLGKEDNFWEHGLGPCGPCSEIHFDRGAGEVKTSEEFVKASDEDKIVEFWNLVFTQFDKDEEGNYNKLANPNIDTGMGLERMATIMQNVDSIFEVDTIKAILDEVCRLSGAKYKEDRLKDTSIRIITDHIRSITFMISDGILPSNEGRGYVLRRLLRRASRHGKTLGINHTFLNNLTDIVIENSCKNYPELEEKKEYIKKVIKLEEERFDETIDAGMEILNDYIEEVKNNNHKVLSGDKAFKLYDTYGFPVELTEEILEEQGINIDKEGFDKEMKEQRERARAAREETNYMGAEDTILNKIDLSINTQFEGYDKLEIESKVALIIENEDFKNYIEEGNEGVIVTYNTPFYAEMGGQVGDTGIIYNDTFKASVIDCKKNISGKILHFVKVLEGKISLEDQVILKVNEERRNNIRKNHTATHVLHSALIKVVGEHVQQSGSYVDDERLRFDFSHFEAVSEDQLKKVEEIVNREIMKANNVVTNVMNIEEAKQEGAIALFDNKYKDDVRVVSVGHFSKELCGGIHVGNSGEIGMFKIISEAGVAAGTRRIEAVTGFKAMEYVNNKNGILKEAAQILKCNEKEIINKLNHQVLEIKEKEKEVEALKLKLASGAEDEILNNIKEIKDVKVAAAVVKDIDGNALRELGDKIRNNMQSGVVVLGSDYKGKVLFVAMATKDTVAKGIHCGKIIKEIATIAGGGGGGRPDMAQAGGKDPNKLEEAIKTVETVVESLVK, encoded by the coding sequence ATGGGAAAAATGGGTTTAAATCAAATAAGAGAAGAATATTTAAAGTTTTTTGAAAGCAAAGCACATTTAAGATTGCCAAGCTTTTCTTTAGTTCCTAAAAATGATAAGAGTTTACTTTTAATAAATGCAGGAATGGCTCCTTTAAAGCCTTATTTTACAGGACTTCAAGTTCCTCCAAGCAAAAGAGTTACTACATGCCAAAAGTGCGTGAGAACTGGAGATATAGAAAACGTAGGAAAGACTTCAAGACATGGTACCTTTTTTGAAATGATGGGAAATTTTTCTTTTGGAGATTATTTTAAAGAAGAAATTATTCCTTGGGCTTGGGAATTCATAACAGAGGTTTTAAAATTACCTAAGGATAAATTATATGTAACTATATATGAAGATGATGATGAGGCTTTTGATATATGGGTAAACAAAACAGATGTAGATCCTAAACGAATATTTAGATTAGGCAAAGAAGATAATTTTTGGGAACATGGCTTGGGACCTTGTGGACCTTGTTCAGAAATTCATTTTGATAGAGGTGCAGGAGAAGTTAAAACTTCAGAAGAATTTGTAAAAGCTAGTGATGAAGACAAGATAGTAGAGTTTTGGAATCTAGTATTTACTCAGTTTGATAAGGATGAAGAAGGAAACTATAATAAATTAGCTAATCCTAATATAGATACAGGCATGGGGCTTGAAAGAATGGCTACTATAATGCAAAATGTAGATAGTATATTCGAAGTGGATACTATAAAAGCTATATTAGATGAAGTATGCAGACTTTCAGGAGCTAAATATAAAGAAGATAGATTAAAAGATACTTCTATAAGAATAATAACAGATCATATAAGAAGTATTACTTTTATGATAAGTGATGGTATATTACCTTCTAATGAAGGAAGAGGATATGTTTTAAGAAGACTTTTAAGAAGAGCCTCAAGACATGGAAAAACATTGGGTATAAATCATACTTTTTTAAATAATTTAACAGATATAGTTATAGAAAATTCTTGCAAAAATTATCCGGAACTAGAAGAAAAAAAGGAATATATAAAGAAAGTTATAAAATTAGAAGAAGAAAGATTTGATGAAACTATAGACGCTGGAATGGAAATATTAAATGATTATATAGAAGAAGTTAAGAATAATAATCATAAAGTTCTTTCAGGAGATAAAGCGTTTAAACTATATGATACATACGGTTTCCCAGTAGAATTAACAGAAGAAATATTAGAAGAGCAAGGTATCAATATAGATAAAGAAGGCTTCGACAAAGAAATGAAAGAGCAAAGGGAAAGAGCAAGAGCGGCTAGAGAAGAAACTAATTATATGGGTGCAGAAGATACTATATTAAATAAAATAGATTTAAGTATAAATACACAATTTGAAGGTTATGATAAATTAGAAATTGAATCTAAAGTAGCTTTGATTATAGAAAATGAGGACTTTAAAAATTACATTGAAGAGGGAAATGAAGGTGTAATAGTAACTTATAACACTCCATTTTATGCAGAAATGGGTGGCCAAGTAGGCGATACAGGTATTATATATAATGACACTTTTAAAGCATCAGTAATAGATTGTAAAAAGAATATATCAGGAAAAATACTACATTTTGTAAAAGTTCTAGAAGGAAAGATCTCTTTAGAAGATCAAGTTATATTAAAAGTAAACGAAGAAAGAAGAAATAACATAAGAAAAAATCATACAGCAACTCACGTATTGCATTCTGCTTTAATAAAAGTAGTAGGAGAACATGTACAGCAATCAGGTTCTTATGTGGATGACGAAAGATTAAGATTTGACTTTAGCCATTTTGAAGCAGTATCAGAGGATCAACTAAAAAAGGTAGAAGAAATAGTAAATAGAGAAATAATGAAAGCTAATAATGTAGTAACTAATGTTATGAATATAGAAGAGGCTAAACAAGAAGGAGCTATTGCATTATTCGACAATAAATATAAAGATGATGTTAGAGTAGTTTCTGTAGGACATTTTAGCAAAGAGTTATGTGGTGGAATTCATGTAGGAAATAGTGGCGAAATAGGAATGTTTAAAATAATTTCAGAAGCAGGAGTTGCAGCTGGTACAAGAAGAATAGAAGCAGTAACAGGTTTTAAAGCTATGGAATATGTAAATAATAAAAATGGTATATTAAAAGAAGCAGCACAAATATTAAAATGTAATGAAAAAGAAATTATAAATAAATTAAATCATCAAGTTTTGGAGATTAAAGAAAAAGAAAAAGAAGTAGAAGCTTTAAAATTAAAACTAGCAAGTGGTGCAGAAGATGAAATATTAAACAATATAAAAGAAATAAAAGATGTTAAAGTAGCAGCAGCTGTTGTAAAAGATATAGATGGAAATGCTCTAAGGGAGTTAGGGGATAAAATAAGAAATAATATGCAAAGTGGAGTAGTTGTTTTAGGAAGTGACTATAAGGGGAAAGTTTTATTTGTAGCTATGGCAACTAAAGATACAGTAGCTAAAGGAATACATTGTGGAAAAATAATTAAGGAAATTGCAACTATAGCCGGCGGTGGTGGCGGTGGAAGACCAGACATGGCACAAGCTGGTGGAAAAGATCCAAACAAATTAGAAGAAGCAATAAAAACAGTAGAAACTGTAGTGGAAAGTTTAGTTAAATAG
- a CDS encoding Rrf2 family transcriptional regulator, producing the protein MKLSTKGRYGVKAMVDLAINYGGQPVSIKNISERQHISEYYLEQLFSPLRKAKLIKSIRGAQGGYILNRHPKDITVADIMGVLEGPIEISSCLEGEDSCSNMECCATRILWAKIKESLDNIMESTTLQDMVEDYRKINSPIKRSEHNE; encoded by the coding sequence ATGAAGTTGTCAACTAAGGGTAGGTATGGAGTAAAGGCTATGGTAGATTTGGCAATTAACTACGGTGGGCAACCAGTTTCTATAAAAAATATTTCAGAAAGGCAGCATATATCTGAGTATTATTTAGAACAATTATTTTCCCCACTTAGAAAAGCTAAGCTTATAAAAAGCATAAGGGGAGCTCAAGGGGGGTATATTTTAAATAGGCATCCTAAAGATATAACAGTTGCAGATATTATGGGTGTTTTAGAAGGACCTATAGAAATATCTAGCTGTTTAGAAGGCGAGGATAGCTGTAGTAATATGGAATGTTGCGCAACTAGGATTTTATGGGCAAAAATAAAAGAAAGTTTAGATAATATAATGGAATCAACTACCTTACAAGATATGGTAGAAGACTATAGAAAAATAAATTCACCAATTAAAAGGAGTGAACATAATGAATAA
- the nifS gene encoding cysteine desulfurase NifS has translation MNKQVYMDYSATTYTKPEVLEEMLPFFTENFGNPSSLYSFSDKTKIAVNVARERVAKALNAEKNEVFFTSGGSEADNWALKGIAYANKNKGNHIITTKIEHHAILHTAQFLEKEGFKVTYLPVDEDGFVSVEDVKTAITDETILVSIMFANNEIGTIEPIKEIGKLCKEKKIYFHTDAVQAIGHVDIDVKDMNIDLLSMSAHKFYGPKGVGALYVRNGVKIQNLIHGGGQERGKRASTENTAGIVGIGKAIELAIENMPEENKKLASLREKLIKEIEKRIPEVKLNGPRDMNRRLPNNVNFSFIGIEGETLLLDLDMNGIFASTGSACASASLDPSHVLLSIGLPHEIAHGSLRLSLGAKNTEEDIDYVLEVLPKIIKQRRDMSPLWEDYMKNKEEK, from the coding sequence ATGAATAAACAAGTTTATATGGATTATTCAGCTACTACTTATACAAAACCAGAGGTATTAGAAGAAATGCTTCCATTTTTCACTGAAAATTTTGGAAACCCATCTTCTTTATATTCTTTCTCAGATAAAACTAAGATAGCTGTAAATGTAGCAAGAGAAAGAGTAGCAAAAGCATTAAATGCAGAAAAAAATGAAGTGTTTTTTACAAGTGGTGGTTCAGAAGCAGATAACTGGGCACTAAAAGGTATAGCTTATGCTAATAAAAATAAAGGAAATCATATAATAACTACAAAAATAGAACATCATGCTATATTACATACGGCACAATTTTTAGAAAAAGAAGGCTTTAAAGTAACATATCTTCCAGTGGATGAAGATGGATTTGTAAGCGTAGAAGATGTAAAAACGGCTATAACAGATGAAACTATTTTAGTTTCTATAATGTTTGCTAACAATGAAATAGGAACTATAGAACCAATAAAAGAAATAGGTAAGTTATGTAAAGAAAAGAAAATTTACTTCCATACAGATGCCGTTCAAGCTATAGGGCATGTAGATATAGATGTAAAAGATATGAATATAGATTTATTATCTATGTCTGCTCATAAATTTTATGGTCCTAAAGGAGTAGGGGCTCTATATGTAAGAAATGGAGTTAAAATACAAAATTTAATCCATGGTGGAGGACAAGAAAGAGGTAAGAGAGCTAGTACAGAAAATACAGCTGGTATAGTAGGAATTGGAAAAGCAATAGAATTAGCTATAGAAAATATGCCAGAAGAAAATAAAAAATTAGCTAGTTTAAGAGAAAAATTAATAAAGGAAATTGAAAAAAGAATACCTGAAGTAAAATTAAATGGACCTAGAGATATGAATAGAAGATTACCTAATAATGTTAACTTTAGTTTTATAGGTATTGAAGGAGAAACTTTATTATTAGATTTAGATATGAATGGTATTTTTGCATCTACAGGAAGTGCTTGTGCCTCAGCATCCTTAGATCCATCTCATGTACTTTTATCTATAGGATTACCACATGAAATTGCTCATGGTTCTTTAAGATTAAGTTTGGGAGCTAAGAATACAGAAGAAGATATAGATTATGTATTAGAAGTACTTCCTAAAATAATAAAACAAAGAAGAGATATGTCCCCACTTTGGGAAGATTATATGAAAAACAAGGAGGAAAAATAA
- the ruvX gene encoding Holliday junction resolvase RuvX gives MRILGLDIGDRTIGVAISDPLGFTAQGITTIRRKSEAYDLEEIKKICDKYEVDTIVSGLPKNMNGTLGPQSEKVLELCDSIKEYVNIEIKMWDERLTTVAATKAMLEADLSRAKRKKIVDKIAATYILQGYLDSLSK, from the coding sequence ATGAGAATATTAGGACTAGATATAGGTGATAGAACTATTGGAGTTGCTATAAGTGATCCACTAGGTTTTACAGCTCAAGGAATTACAACTATAAGAAGAAAAAGTGAAGCGTATGATTTGGAAGAAATAAAAAAAATATGTGATAAGTATGAAGTAGACACTATAGTGTCAGGACTTCCTAAAAACATGAATGGAACATTAGGACCACAAAGTGAGAAAGTTCTTGAATTATGTGACTCAATAAAAGAGTATGTTAATATTGAAATAAAAATGTGGGATGAAAGATTAACAACTGTAGCTGCTACTAAAGCTATGCTTGAAGCGGATTTATCTCGAGCAAAGAGAAAAAAAATAGTGGATAAAATAGCTGCTACTTATATATTACAAGGATATTTAGATAGTTTGTCAAAATAA
- a CDS encoding IreB family regulatory phosphoprotein, whose translation MSGDKTIQFDPVENKKTLTKEILTKVYNSLLEKGYNPVNQLVGYLISGDPTYITNYNGARSLVIKLERDEILEEVIKSYLGIN comes from the coding sequence ATGAGTGGAGATAAAACAATACAATTTGATCCTGTAGAAAATAAAAAAACATTAACAAAAGAAATACTTACAAAAGTTTACAATTCTTTATTAGAAAAAGGTTATAACCCAGTAAATCAACTAGTTGGATATTTGATCTCTGGTGACCCAACTTATATAACTAATTATAATGGAGCGAGATCTTTAGTTATAAAGCTAGAAAGAGATGAAATACTAGAGGAAGTAATAAAATCATATTTAGGGATAAATTAA
- a CDS encoding ribonuclease J — MRVDKERDKPKDRVKDKEKDKVKIIPLGGLNEIGKNLTVIEYKNDIVVIDCGLKFPDDDMLGIDVVIPDITYLKKNINKVKGIFLTHGHEDHIGALPYVLREVNVPVYGTKLTLGIVETKLKEHGLLSSVELKCIRPREIIRLQNVSVEFIRTSHSIADTVAIAIHTPLGVILHTGDFKIDYTPIDGHVTDLARFAEMGKRGVIAMMADSTNVERPGYTMSESTVGEAFLNIFSGVKGRIIVATFASHIHRIQQIIRAAEKFKRKVAVSGRSMENIMEVAMKLGYIKAEKNIFISIDAINKYPDDQVVIITTGSQGEPMSALSRMAASEHKKVNIKPGDKVIISATPIPGNEKLVSRVINQLFKKGADVIYETLADIHVSGHACQEELKLMHTLVRPKYFIPVHGEYRHLKQHGELACQLGLPENHVMVSDIGDVIEVSRECIRKNGSVVSGQVFVDGLGVGDVGNIVLRDRKHLSQDGILTVVVTIEKVSGSVIAGPDIISRGFVYVRESEDLMEEAKKLVKKALEECEKNHITEWAAIKTNIKDVLRGFLYEKTKRKPMILPIIMEI; from the coding sequence TTGCGAGTGGACAAAGAAAGAGATAAACCAAAAGATAGAGTAAAAGATAAGGAGAAGGATAAAGTAAAGATTATTCCTTTAGGCGGCTTAAATGAAATTGGCAAAAACTTAACTGTTATAGAATATAAAAACGATATAGTAGTTATAGATTGTGGCCTTAAATTTCCAGACGACGATATGTTAGGAATAGATGTAGTTATTCCTGATATAACTTATCTTAAAAAGAATATCAATAAGGTAAAAGGAATATTTTTAACTCATGGTCATGAAGACCATATAGGAGCATTACCTTATGTTCTGAGAGAAGTAAATGTACCAGTGTATGGGACTAAGCTTACATTAGGTATAGTAGAAACTAAATTGAAAGAACATGGACTACTAAGCTCTGTAGAGTTAAAGTGCATAAGACCAAGGGAAATAATTAGACTTCAAAATGTTTCTGTGGAATTTATAAGAACTAGTCATAGTATAGCAGACACAGTAGCTATAGCTATACATACACCTTTAGGGGTTATTCTCCATACAGGAGATTTTAAAATAGATTACACTCCTATAGATGGTCATGTTACAGATTTAGCTAGATTTGCTGAAATGGGAAAACGTGGCGTTATTGCTATGATGGCAGATAGTACAAATGTAGAAAGGCCAGGCTATACCATGTCAGAAAGTACTGTAGGGGAAGCTTTTCTAAATATATTCTCAGGAGTAAAAGGAAGAATAATTGTTGCTACTTTTGCATCTCATATTCATAGAATACAACAAATAATAAGAGCTGCTGAAAAATTTAAAAGAAAAGTAGCAGTTTCCGGTAGAAGTATGGAAAATATTATGGAAGTAGCTATGAAGCTTGGATATATAAAGGCAGAAAAAAATATATTTATAAGCATAGATGCTATAAATAAATATCCAGACGACCAAGTAGTTATTATAACTACTGGAAGCCAAGGAGAGCCTATGTCAGCTCTTTCAAGAATGGCAGCTTCAGAGCATAAAAAAGTAAATATAAAGCCTGGTGATAAGGTAATTATATCTGCAACACCTATTCCAGGTAATGAAAAATTGGTATCTAGGGTTATAAATCAGTTATTTAAAAAAGGTGCAGATGTTATATATGAAACACTTGCAGATATTCATGTATCTGGTCATGCATGCCAGGAAGAACTTAAACTTATGCATACATTAGTAAGACCTAAGTATTTTATACCTGTTCATGGAGAATATAGACATTTAAAACAACACGGAGAACTTGCTTGTCAATTAGGATTGCCAGAAAACCATGTTATGGTTTCAGATATAGGTGATGTTATAGAGGTAAGTAGAGAATGTATTAGAAAAAATGGTTCTGTAGTGTCAGGTCAGGTGTTTGTAGATGGATTAGGTGTAGGAGATGTAGGAAATATAGTATTAAGAGACAGAAAACATTTATCTCAAGATGGTATATTAACAGTAGTTGTTACTATAGAAAAAGTTTCAGGCTCTGTTATTGCAGGTCCTGACATAATATCAAGAGGCTTTGTTTATGTAAGAGAATCAGAAGATCTAATGGAAGAAGCTAAAAAGTTAGTAAAAAAAGCTCTAGAAGAATGTGAAAAAAATCATATTACAGAATGGGCTGCAATTAAAACAAATATAAAAGATGTTTTAAGAGGATTCTTATACGAAAAAACAAAGAGAAAACCTATGATATTACCAATTATTATGGAAATATAG
- a CDS encoding AI-2E family transporter: MKKYYKNLYCKLLFFTIIFLILFIIFIKNSIVRDILSLFFISFVIYYLLKPIHTFLTHKGINEKFSALFLVATLIAIIGVFIISIIPAIIKEGYNITSSVGYIQKYIDYIYNKINLLNNNKILGGILNKVNGKIENYTVSIGEVFLNKFVDLGENILDYAVIPIIVYYFLAAGDKIIQKFFMIFPIKIRGIVKNVSEDIDKILARYIISQVILCLIITILTFLVLIGLGIKLPILLSLINGFFNIIPYFGPVIGSLPAILIALTKSPKTALWALILLYAIQQIEGDILAPKITGDSVDMHPLTVILLLLIGGKIYGFIGMVLAIPIGVIIKIIYEDLNYYLF; this comes from the coding sequence ATGAAAAAGTATTACAAAAACTTATATTGCAAGTTATTATTTTTCACAATAATATTTTTAATATTATTTATTATATTTATAAAAAATTCCATAGTAAGAGATATACTTTCTTTATTTTTTATATCCTTTGTTATATATTATTTATTAAAACCTATACATACATTTTTAACCCATAAGGGTATAAATGAGAAGTTTTCTGCATTGTTTTTAGTTGCTACATTAATAGCAATTATAGGAGTTTTTATTATTTCTATAATACCTGCTATAATAAAAGAAGGATATAATATAACAAGTTCTGTAGGATATATTCAAAAATATATAGATTATATATATAATAAAATAAATTTATTAAATAATAATAAGATTCTGGGAGGAATTCTTAATAAAGTAAATGGAAAAATTGAAAATTATACAGTATCAATTGGAGAAGTTTTTTTAAACAAATTTGTAGATCTTGGAGAAAACATATTAGATTATGCAGTTATTCCTATAATAGTATATTATTTTTTAGCTGCTGGAGATAAAATAATACAAAAATTTTTTATGATTTTTCCCATTAAGATAAGAGGTATTGTAAAAAATGTATCTGAGGATATAGATAAAATTTTAGCAAGGTATATTATAAGTCAAGTAATATTATGTTTAATAATAACCATACTTACTTTTTTAGTTTTGATAGGTTTAGGCATAAAATTACCTATATTATTATCTTTGATAAACGGATTCTTTAATATAATACCTTATTTTGGACCAGTTATAGGATCACTTCCAGCTATATTGATAGCTTTAACCAAATCACCTAAAACTGCTTTATGGGCTCTAATATTATTATATGCTATACAACAAATAGAAGGGGATATATTGGCTCCTAAAATTACAGGAGATAGTGTGGATATGCATCCTTTAACTGTTATATTACTTCTTTTAATAGGAGGAAAAATATATGGCTTTATTGGAATGGTTTTAGCTATACCTATAGGAGTTATAATTAAAATTATATATGAGGATTTAAATTATTATCTATTCTAA
- the nifU gene encoding Fe-S cluster assembly scaffold protein NifU, translating to MYTEKVMDHFRNPRNVGEIEDANGIGEVGNAKCGDIMKIYLKVEDNIIKDVKFKTFGCASAIASSSMATELIKGKNLQDAWQLTNKAVAEALEGLPPVKMHCSVLAEEAIHKAINEYRISQGLEPWEMKTHSEHIHEHVHGN from the coding sequence ATGTATACAGAAAAAGTAATGGATCATTTTAGAAATCCTAGAAATGTAGGAGAAATAGAGGATGCTAATGGTATAGGTGAAGTAGGAAATGCTAAATGTGGCGATATAATGAAAATATATTTAAAAGTTGAAGATAATATAATCAAAGATGTAAAATTCAAGACTTTTGGATGTGCATCTGCTATAGCATCATCAAGTATGGCTACAGAACTTATCAAAGGAAAGAATTTACAAGATGCATGGCAACTTACAAATAAAGCTGTAGCAGAAGCTTTAGAAGGATTGCCACCAGTAAAAATGCACTGTTCTGTACTTGCAGAAGAAGCTATACACAAAGCAATAAATGAATATAGAATATCTCAAGGTTTAGAACCATGGGAAATGAAAACTCATTCTGAACATATTCACGAACATGTACATGGTAATTAA
- a CDS encoding PRC-barrel domain-containing protein — MYRSKYFKYMNVYHTNGKKLGFIKDVLVDFNEESIIGFLVSSYKILNKNNIVLIEDIVSINKNMVVKKLEKGKYLSFNDIKHLEVIDIDGVLMGVIEDIIINEENFKISAIIISMGFLNNFIKGKKIISPNEIILGEENILYFNYKSRNLDFKIMLKSKINT; from the coding sequence ATGTACAGAAGTAAATATTTTAAATATATGAATGTATATCATACTAATGGTAAAAAATTAGGATTTATAAAGGATGTATTAGTAGACTTTAATGAAGAGAGTATTATAGGATTTTTGGTAAGTTCTTATAAAATATTAAATAAAAATAATATAGTACTTATAGAGGATATAGTATCTATAAATAAAAATATGGTAGTAAAAAAATTAGAAAAAGGGAAATATTTAAGCTTTAATGATATAAAGCATTTAGAGGTTATAGATATAGATGGAGTTTTAATGGGGGTTATTGAAGATATAATAATAAATGAAGAAAATTTTAAAATATCAGCTATTATAATATCCATGGGATTTTTAAATAATTTTATAAAGGGGAAGAAAATAATAAGTCCTAATGAAATAATATTAGGGGAAGAAAATATACTTTATTTTAATTATAAAAGTAGAAATTTAGATTTTAAAATTATGCTCAAAAGCAAAATAAATACATAG
- a CDS encoding transcriptional repressor, whose amino-acid sequence MADFKREEIEKLKEELKSKGYKLTPQRRAIINMIKRHEGSHLTTEEVYDLVKEECPEIGLATVYRTVQLLEEMGVIYKLDLDDGCSRYELVNADENHQHHHLICSKCNKVIEVKDDFLEDLEENIEKEYNFKIENHSLKFYGICKECQGK is encoded by the coding sequence GTGGCAGATTTTAAGAGAGAAGAAATTGAAAAGTTAAAAGAAGAATTAAAATCTAAAGGATATAAGTTAACTCCTCAAAGAAGAGCAATTATAAACATGATAAAAAGACATGAGGGGAGCCATTTAACTACGGAAGAAGTATATGATTTAGTAAAAGAAGAATGCCCTGAAATAGGTCTTGCAACAGTATATAGAACAGTACAGCTCTTAGAAGAGATGGGCGTTATATACAAATTAGACCTAGATGATGGATGCAGTAGATATGAGTTAGTAAATGCAGATGAAAATCATCAGCACCATCACTTAATATGTAGTAAGTGTAACAAAGTAATAGAAGTTAAAGATGATTTTTTAGAAGATTTAGAAGAAAATATTGAAAAAGAATATAATTTTAAAATAGAGAATCATAGTTTAAAGTTCTACGGTATCTGCAAGGAATGTCAAGGAAAATAA
- a CDS encoding replication-associated recombination protein A, which translates to MRPLADSMRPNKLEDFVGQRHILSENKPLYNLIKNKSICNSIFYGPPGTGKTTLANIMANYVDKKFYRLNATTASIKDIQEITSSINSLLNYSGVVLYIDELQHFNKKQQQALLEFIEDGRVVLIASTTENPYFVIHKAILSRCNIFQFKPLNREDIILGLKKAITKLIDKNINITYTKEALEYIGEICQGDYRKAYNILELAVNSHGGYNIEITLDYVESLGQSNLKGDATGDEHYNVISAFQKSIRGSDADAAVHYLARLIKSGDMVSITRRLSVIAAEDIGLAYPNALTIVNSGIELALKVGFPEAQIILSEITIYLATLPKSNSAYMAIKNAMNDLENINFGDVPNYLKDCHYYGAEKLGVGGYKYPHDFKNHYVTQQYLPKELKDKVYYEAQHNKYEENLKKYWENIKGNK; encoded by the coding sequence ATGAGACCTTTAGCAGATTCAATGAGACCTAATAAATTAGAAGATTTTGTAGGGCAAAGACACATATTATCTGAGAACAAACCTTTATATAATTTAATAAAAAATAAATCTATATGTAATTCTATATTTTATGGACCACCAGGCACAGGTAAAACTACTTTAGCTAATATTATGGCCAATTATGTGGATAAGAAATTTTATAGATTAAATGCTACCACAGCATCTATTAAGGATATTCAAGAAATAACTTCTAGTATAAATAGTTTATTAAATTACAGTGGAGTTGTATTGTATATAGATGAGTTACAACATTTTAATAAAAAGCAGCAGCAAGCTTTATTAGAATTTATAGAAGATGGAAGAGTAGTATTAATAGCAAGTACTACTGAAAATCCTTATTTTGTTATACATAAAGCTATTCTAAGTAGATGCAATATATTTCAATTTAAACCTCTTAATAGAGAGGATATTATTTTAGGATTAAAAAAAGCTATAACTAAACTAATAGATAAAAATATAAATATAACTTATACTAAGGAAGCTTTAGAGTATATAGGTGAAATATGCCAAGGGGATTATAGAAAAGCTTATAATATTTTGGAGTTAGCTGTAAATTCTCATGGTGGATACAATATAGAAATTACACTAGATTATGTAGAATCATTAGGCCAGTCTAATCTTAAAGGCGATGCTACAGGAGATGAACATTATAATGTAATAAGTGCTTTTCAAAAGAGTATAAGAGGCAGTGATGCTGATGCAGCAGTTCATTATTTAGCAAGGCTTATAAAAAGTGGAGATATGGTGTCTATTACAAGAAGATTATCAGTCATAGCAGCAGAAGATATTGGGCTGGCTTATCCTAATGCATTAACTATTGTAAATTCCGGTATAGAGTTAGCTTTAAAAGTAGGATTTCCTGAAGCCCAAATTATTTTATCTGAAATTACAATATATTTAGCTACTTTACCAAAATCTAATAGTGCCTATATGGCTATAAAGAATGCTATGAATGATTTAGAAAATATTAATTTTGGAGATGTACCAAATTATCTTAAGGATTGTCACTATTATGGTGCTGAAAAATTAGGAGTAGGAGGATATAAATATCCACATGACTTTAAGAATCATTATGTTACACAACAATATTTACCTAAAGAGCTAAAAGATAAAGTATATTATGAAGCTCAACATAATAAATACGAAGAAAATTTAAAAAAATATTGGGAGAACATTAAAGGAAACAAATAA
- a CDS encoding DUF1292 domain-containing protein: MDNNVNTITLTDEEGKETEFEVITKLDIEDKEYVVVVPKDEEVDDAIALRIDNNDNGEEVLVPVEEDEEFNMVAEAYELLFSEEE, translated from the coding sequence ATGGATAATAACGTAAATACAATAACGCTAACAGATGAAGAAGGAAAAGAAACTGAATTTGAGGTAATAACAAAACTTGATATAGAAGATAAAGAGTATGTAGTTGTAGTTCCAAAAGATGAAGAAGTGGATGATGCTATAGCTCTTAGAATAGATAATAATGACAATGGTGAAGAAGTTTTAGTACCAGTAGAAGAGGATGAAGAATTCAATATGGTAGCAGAAGCTTATGAGTTGTTATTTTCAGAAGAAGAGTAA